From Cannabis sativa cultivar Pink pepper isolate KNU-18-1 chromosome 8, ASM2916894v1, whole genome shotgun sequence, a single genomic window includes:
- the LOC115699642 gene encoding aspartate aminotransferase, mitochondrial — translation MAFRTAISNNVISPVRTSVAGARSISSWWQHVDPAPKDPILGVTEAFLADPSPDKVNVGVGAYRDDNGKPVVLDCVREAERRIAGNLNMEYLPMGGSMKMVEETLKLAYGENSEFIKDKRIAAVQSLSGTGACRIFADFQKRFHPDSQIYIPIPTWSNHHNIWRDAQVPERTFHYYHPESKGLDFAGLMDDIKNAPNGSFFLLHACAHNPTGVDPTEEQWREISYQFKVKGHFPFFDMAYQGFASGDPERDAKSIRIFLEDGHLLGLAQSYAKNMGLYGQRVGCLSLLCDDEKQAVAVKSQLQQLARPMYSNPPVHGALVVSIILDDPDLKKLWLKEVKGMADRIIGMRTALRENLEKLGSPLSWEHITNQIGMFCYSGMTPEQVDRLTNEYHIYMTRNGRISMAGVTTGNVGYLANAIHEVTK, via the exons ATGGCGTTTCGCACCGCGATCTCCAACAACGTGATCTCTCCCGTCCGTACCTCCGTCGCCGGAGCGAGATCCATCTCATCGTGGTGGCAACACGTCGATCCGGCACCCAAGGATCCGATTCTCGGTGTCACCGAAGCTTTTCTTGCGGATCCCAGTCCTGATAAAGTTAATGTTGGAGTT GGCGCTTACCGTGATGATAACGGGAAGCCTGTTGTTCTTGATTGCGTTAGAGAAGCAGAGCGTCGGATTGCGGGTAACTTGAACAT GGAGTATCTTCCAATGGGAGGGAGCATGAAGATGGTGGAAGAGACACTAAAGCTGGCCTATGGAGAGAACTCTGAGTTCATCAAAGACAAAAGGATAGCTGCTGTGCAATCTCTCTCTGGAACAGGTGCATGCAGGATTTTTGCAGACTTCCAGAAACGTTTTCATCCTGATTCCCAAATCTATATACCAATTCCAACATGGTCCAA CCATCATAACATTTGGAGAGATGCCCAGGTTCCTGAGAGGACTTTCCATTACTATCACCCAGAATCTAAGGGGTTAGACTTTGCTGGACTGATGGATGACATTAAG AATGCTCCAAATGGTTCATTCTTTCTACTTCATGCTTGTGCTCACAACCCAACAGGAGTGGATCCTACAGAAGAACAATGGAGAGAAATCTCATATCAGTTCAAG GTAAAAGGTCATTTCCCCTTTTTTGACATGGCATATCAAGGTTTTGCTAGTGGTGACCCAGAGAGAGATGCAAAGTCCATCAGGATTTTCCTTGAAGATGGCCATCTTCTCGGCCTTGCCCAGTCATATGCAAAAAATATGGGTCTCTATGGTCAGAGAGTAGGATGCCTTAG TTTACTATGTGACGATGAAAAGCAAGCCGTGGCTGTAAAAAGCCAATTGCAGCAGCTTGCTAGACCCATGTATAGTAACCCGCCTGTGCATGGAGCACTCGTAGTCTCAATCATTCTTGATGATCCAGACTTGAAGAAATTGTGGCTCAAAGAAGTCAAG GGCATGGCCGACCGCATCATTGGAATGCGAACTGCTTTAAGAGAAAACCTTGAGAAGTTGGGCTCGCCTTTATCGTGGGAGCATATAACCAATCAG ATTGGCATGTTCTGCTACAGTGGGATGACACCTGAACAGGTGGACCGTTTGACCAATGAATATCACATCTATATGACTCGCAATGGCCGTATAAG CATGGCGGGTGTTACGACTGGAAATGTTGGATATCTGGCTAATGCTATACACGAAGTGACCAAGTAG
- the LOC115699643 gene encoding shaggy-related protein kinase eta: MASMPLGPHHQPPQPQPDNNEALKLVTRRASEMDTDKDMSASSTVIEGNDQVTGHIISTTIGGKNGEPKRTISYMAERVVGTGSFGIVFQAKCLETGETVAIKKVLQDRRYKNRELQLMRLMDHPNVVSLKHCFFSTTSKDELFLNLVMEYVPETMYRVLKHYSSMNQRMPLIYVKLYTYQIFRGLAYIHTVPGVCHRDVKPQNLLVDPLTHQVKLCDFGSAKVLVRGEANISYICSRYYRAPELIFGATEYTTSIDIWSAGCVLAELLLGQPLFPGENKVDQLVEIIKVLGTPTREEIRCMNPSYTDFRFPQIKAHPWHKVFHKRMPPEAIDLASRLLQYSPSLRCTALEACSHPFFDELREPNARLPNGRPLPPLFNFKHELSAASPELINRLIPEHIRRQASQNFPHLVGT; encoded by the exons ATGGCCTCCATGCCCTTGGGGCCGCACCATCAACCTCCACAGCCACAACCGGACAACAATGAAGCTCTGAAGCTCGTTACTCGACGCGCCTCCGAAATGGACACCGATAAG GATATGTCAGCGTCATCTACTGTTATTGAGGGCAATGATCAGGTAACTGGTCATATCATTTCAACAACCATTGGCGGCAAGAATGGTGAACCCAAACGG ACAATTAGTTACATGGCTGAACGTGTTGTTGGTACGGGATCATTTGGAATTGTTTTCCAG GCAAAATGTCTGGAAACTGGAGAAACAGTGGCCATAAAGAAAGTTTTGCAGGACAGACGATACAAAAATCGTGAACTGCAGTTAATGCGTTTGATGGATCATCCAAATGTGGTTTCACTGAAGCATTGTTTCTTCTCCACAACAAGTAAAGATGAGCTTTTTCTGAATTTAGTCATGGAATACGTACCAGAAACCATGTATAGGGTTCTGAAGCACTATAGCAGTATGAACCAGAGGATGCCACTCATATATGTGAAACTTTATACATATCAA ATTTTCAGAGGCCTGGCTTACATCCATACTGTTCCTGGAGTTTGCCATAGGGATGTGAAACCACAGAACCTTTTG GTTGATCCTCTTACTCACCAAGTTAAGCTTTGTGATTTTGGAAGTGCAAAAGTTTTG GTGAGGGGTGAAGcaaatatatcatacatatGCTCTCGTTACTATCGAGCTCCAGAACTGATCTTCGGTGCAACGGAATACACAACATCTATTGATATTTGGTCAGCTGGGTGTGTCCTTGCTGAGCTCCTTCTAGGCCAG CCTCTGTTTCCAGGAGAGAATAAAGTGGACCAACTTGTAGAGATAATCAAG GTTCTTGGCACTCCAACTCGAGAAGAAATTCGATGCATGAATCCTAGCTACACAGATTTTAGGTTCCCTCAGATTAAAGCTCATCCTTGGCACAAG GTCTTCCACAAACGGATGCCTCCTGAAGCAATTGACCTTGCATCGCGACTTTTGCAATATTCTCCGAGTCTTCGCTGTACTGCT TTAGAAGCATGTTCTCATCCGTTCTTTGATGAACTTCGTGAACCCAATGCTCGTCTGCCAAATGGTCGCCCATTGCCACCTCTATTCAACTTCAAGCATGAA TTGTCAGCAGCTTCGCCTGAACTCATTAACAGGCTTATACCCGAACATATACGGCGGCAGGCTAGTCAGAACTTCCCACACTTGGTAGgtacttaa
- the LOC115698821 gene encoding peroxidase P7 → MSYSFKYYFVVIIGWLLMSSSSIDAQLSPSYYASTCPLLVLIVRQGMRQAVRKEPRMAASILRLFFHDCFVNGCDGSILLDDTANFTGEQNAFPNRNSVRGMDVIDDIKTRVERVCSNTVSCADILALAAREGVLSLGGPLWPVPLGRRDSTTASQSDANRDLPSPSSDLATLISRFANKGLSATDMTALSGAHTLGLSQCLNFRTHIYNDTNIDATFATTRQANCPFAGGDTNLAPFDATQNRFDNNYFGQLVNKRGLLHSDQELFNGGSQDSLVTTYSNRQFRFFNDFASAMVKMGNISPLTGTNGQIRKSCGVVN, encoded by the exons atgtCTTACTCCTTCAAGTACTATTTTGTAGTAATAATTGGCTGGCTACTTATGAGTAGTTCTAGTATCGATGCACAGCTATCTCCATCCTATTATGCATCCACGTGTCCATTGCTTGTGCTGATCGTACGCCAAGGCATGAGGCAAGCTGTTCGGAAGGAGCCTCGCATGGCTGCCTCTATTCTTCGCCTGTTCTTCCACGACTGCTTTGTAAAT GGCTGTGATGGATCTATACTATTGGATGACACAGCGAACTTCACGGGAGAACAAAATGCTTTTCCAAATAGGAACTCAGTAAGAGGAATGGATGTGATCGATGACATCAAAACAAGAGTGGAGAGGGTTTGCAGTAACACTGTCTCTTGTGCTGATATTTTAGCACTTGCTGCAAGAGAAGGAGTTCTTtcg TTGGGGGGACCTTTATGGCCGGTACCATTGGGAAGAAGAGACTCAACAACCGCCAGCCAAAGCGACGCCAACCGAGACCTCCCTAGTCCAAGCTCCGACCTGGCCACTCTCATCAGCCGATTTGCCAACAAAGGCCTCAGTGCCACTGACATGACCGCTCTTTCTGGTGCCCACACCCTTGGCTTGTCCCAATGCCTCAACTTTCGAACACACATCTACAACGACACCAACATTGACGCAACCTTCGCCACCACACGCCAGGCCAACTGCCCTTTCGCCGGTGGCGATACCAACCTTGCTCCCTTCGACGCCACCCAGAATAGATTCGATAACAACTACTTTGGACAACTCGTCAATAAGCGTGGACTTCTCCACTCTGatcaggaactctttaatggcGGATCACAAGACTCATTAGTCACGACCTATAGTAATAGACAGTTTAGATTCTTCAATGATTTCGCCAGTGCCATGGTAAAGATGGGGAATATTAGTCCTTTAACTGGGACCAATGGCCAAATTAGGAAGAGCTGTGGGGTGGTAAACTAG